The following proteins come from a genomic window of Halictus rubicundus isolate RS-2024b unplaced genomic scaffold, iyHalRubi1_principal scaffold0071, whole genome shotgun sequence:
- the LOC143363612 gene encoding uncharacterized protein LOC143363612 — protein sequence MYSASNSYIPRNLILLALLYVLCKLKVWKLISLCFKPCNQYVNCFNTGGTHVYNENVTTPSPQYSVRFTSKPQNEQAFTVEEVSDEPVPIYVKPSKRKTVLKPIL from the exons atgtatagcgcaagcaattcatatattcccagaaa TTTAATCCTACTAGctctattatatgtattatgcaaattaaaagtctggaaactcataagtttatgcttcaaaccttgcaatcagtatgtaaactgtttcaatacaggaggtacccacgtttataacgaaaatgtaacgacaccgtcacctcagtattctgtcaggttcacatcaaaacctcaaaatgagcaagcattcactgtcgaggaagttagcgacgaacccgtaccaatttatgtaaaaccgtcaaagcgtaaaaccgtactcaaaccaatcttgtaa